From the Hordeum vulgare subsp. vulgare chromosome 1H, MorexV3_pseudomolecules_assembly, whole genome shotgun sequence genome, the window ACATGTTAGTTCCGTCCCTAAGGTCCATTCatgtgtttggatagtcaaagGAATGAGAACCACCTGATTCCAGGAACGACATATTCCCTGTTTATGTCGTCCCGCGCGGTTCCTCCAAATTGAGCGGACCACGCGGAACTGCTCACACAACGTGTCTCTCGCACGAAGCCTCTCACTTCTCCTTCTCTCGCACGAACCTTGGCTCCCTTCCAGAATCCGTGCCGCCAGTTGCTTCTCTCTGGATCCGCCCCACCGATTGTTccttcctcgatccgccccaccggTTCCTCCTCCCTAGATCTGCGTCGCCGACCACTCCCCTCACGGCGAGGAAGAGGCGCTCGGCTGGCAGCCGGGGAGGCAGCCGACGCGGGTGGCACCGATGGTTGCGAGGTCATTCCATTCCACCAACTAAACATTGAGACGGAACCATTCCATTCCACCTCATCACTCGAACCATACATAGAGGCGGAACAGTTCACCATCACATTACATTTAACTTGATTCCTCAACCAAACACATCCTAAATGTACGAGTATGGTTCAAATATGGTTCAAGTATAAAACCATTCTCcgagcaactccaacgggccgacccaaacggacagcgAATTCGTccgctttttgtccgtttgggtcggccgccTGCCCGACATCCGCCCTGTTTTAGATATGGGTCGGCAGCGCGCCTAACGCGCTGACCCATATGTGCCAGCGTGGCCGGCTGGCCgccctattttgcatgattttcatagtttgaatcgaaaatagcatagttattacaagccgagtaaaaataaaaatgtctCACATAGTTTGTACATAGTTTTGCTAACGAATAAAAGAACAtaaatctattggttgccaacatgagcccacatatgctcaaccaaatcattttgcagttgcacgtgagtttcccaatcacgcatgtcttgatgaaattggatgaagtgttcaaacgttgccgctcctccatgctcgggcacaacattctcaccctgaaactgaaacccttgatcGTACAAACGTTCCAGGCGCTCGTCTTCTACGATCttattatgcatgatcacacaagcagtcatcacctcccacaatTTCTGTGTGCTCCAGGTATTAGCAGGATACTGAAtgatgccccatcgagattgcaaaacaccaaaggcatgcttgacatccttcctagcactctctttcTCTTGGGtaaatcttttcctcttctctccgacaggGTCGGGTATTGTCTTGACAATAGTGGTCCGCTGAGGATAGATACCGTCACCCAGGTAGTATCCTTTGTCGTAGTTGTGGTCGTCGACAGTAAAGTTCACCGGTGGGCTGCTGCCTTCGGCACGCCTAGCACACACTGACGAGCGCtaaagcacgttgatatcattgtgtgatccggccatgccaaagaaagagtgcCAGATCGAGAGATCTTCAGACGTCACGGCCTCTGGTATGACAGTGTAAGCCCAGACATGGCCCTTATACTgcccttgccaagcagaagggcagttcttccactcctagtgcatgcagtctatgctaccaagcatcccAGGGAAGCCCCTGCTGGCATTCATCACCAACAAATGGGTTGTATCTTCAACAGTCGGatctctcaagtactcagggccaaacacaaCAATAACAGCCTTGCAAAACTTATATAGGGACTCTAGGCAAGTAGACTTGCTCATACGGACATACTCGTCAATTAGATCACCGggcactccgtatgcaagcattcggatggcggcagtgcatttctgataagaggaaAAACCTATCTTGCAAACGGCATCCGCTTTGCACTCAAAATAGTCATCATAGCCGACCACTCCCTCTCTAATACGGTTGAAAACATGTCTACTCATACCGAGACGGTGGCGAAATTGTTGATGTTTGAACAACGGGTTTGCTATATCAAAATAGTCTTTCCAAAGAAGGAAATGCCcgctctctcggttgcgattcaaTGTCAAAAGGTGGCCCGGAATGGAGCCACGAAACAACGGCCATTGGCTGTTgaggtggtgatggaccaacacAACAGCCAAcatctcctcctcgtcatcggacgacgaatcgtcggagtcgaaaaggaatttgtgaaaaaagAACTCGTCAATGGTGTTCATTCTTCTGTACCTTGGCAAACTGTCGAACGGCTTACGGGCGTCGACGAAGAAGACGGCCGGCGAAGGGAGTCACGGCCCGCACGGACCAGCTAGCTGCCCTGCCGGCGTCCGACGAGTGGGCCGCACCGGTGAGGATCTGACCGAGGCGGCTTCTTGGTCGGGGGCGTGGGCGTGGGAAGCAGTCGGCTTCCCGACGGCGGACGTGGGAGTGGGCAACGTTGCTGAGAGTGGACGGATGTGGGCGACGTTGCTGAGAGTGGGCAGCTGGCAGAGTTGCCGGCAAAaatgggcggcgacgacgacgaagaagaaggagggcgagGGTTGCTGTTGGATGGGGGGAGGCCAATGTGCCACCGACCAGCGAActcgaggggaggagaaggcgagcGTGCGTGCGTCCGTCGTGTGTTCGCGCCGACGTAAATCTGGCTCAAAAATGAGCCGGGAATGGATCGCCCGTGGACGAAAAACAGACTCACGTCcatttgggtcggcgcgttgAGCCGCCTTTTGTGTCCGTGTCGACTCAAACAGACGACGATAGACAAAATGGATCGCCCCATTAAAATTGCTCACACCACCACCGCGGTCGCCACCGGACCATAACCATTGAAAATGCCGAGAGGGGCACCGACGGTGAGTTGGTTGTGGTGCCGCCGCCCGTTGTAGGTATAGAACCGGACGCAGGCCCTCACAGCCGGACACTTGCATGCCACGAGAGCACATACATACATGTCGAGCTACTAGCCTGTTGGTGGGAGGAAACGCGGGAGCGTCCGCAAATGTTATCCGTCCTCGCGTGCAAGCTGAGCCCCTGCACAGGTGGTGGTGCAACCGTGCAAGAGAAAGCCACGAGGATAGGCAGCAGGCCAGTAGCCACCGGATCGATATCGCTCGGAGTGATGGGCAGACAGTGCGGAAACAAACAGGTCGTGGTCTAGCGGCACGAGCTTCCCCCCTCTCCCGATCGTCGTCCAGGCCCGCTATATATTCGACGGCTCGGCGGTCGCCCCCCCACTTCGTCCTCTCTCCCGCTGCCCATCCCCCACCCGTGCCGCGTCCGTTGGCATCAATGGCGACGCCTCGTTAGGTGGCGCGTCGCTCTTCCTTAACTGCTCCCCCCTCACACACGCGCATCAGATTCAGACGACTCTGCTTTGAGTTGGTGCgctcgctcctcctcctcccaccacCCCCTCCTTCCCTGCAGGCTGCAGCTCCCCCCGCTCGTGACTCGTGACGGGAAGAGGAAACATAAAATAATACCGCGCCGACCGCGGCGAGGCGTCGGCCGAGCTACACCTGTCGCCGCAGGAGCTGGAAGATCTCCGTTTATATACCCACACCGGCCGGGGATGTGAGTTTCTTGACGGCTGACCCTGCTCTTCCTTtgtttcttggttcttggttCGCCGGCCATTGCTGGCTTAGCTTAGCTTTGCTTTTCTCGGGCGTGCGCGCGGGTTACTGACGATGGCCTGTGCCTGATGCTGCTGCGTAGGAGTGAGCCGGGCAACGAGCTGGAGGAGCTGCTCTGGGACAACGGACCGGCGCTCCGGCGGGCGGCATCCCCCTTCCCGCCCTTCTCCTGCAGCGCCGCCGGCACTGCGAAGCCGCAGGAGCTCGCCAAGCACCCCGCGATGGCGCAGGGACACGACGACGACGCCGTGCCGTGGTTGCAACATTACCCCATCATCGGCgtggacgacgacggcggcggcgccgACACGACCCCGATCCCCCAGGAGTACTTCTCCACCTTGTTTCCCGTGTTCTCCGACCTCACCGCTGCGGTGGCGAGCAGAGATGCCGGAGCGCCATCGACGTCTCACGCGGCGGTGGCCGTGGAGCCGCTACCGGAGCCACCTGCGCCCcccaagcagcagcagcagcagccgccgccTCGGTCGACCGGCGAGGGGGTCAtgaacttctccttcttctcgaggCCCCTGCAGCGCTCGCTGCCGCAGGCCAGCTTGAGAACGTCCGCCGCGGGGAGCAAGTCCGTCGAGTCGACGCTGCTGCAGACCAACAGCAACAGGCTAAGAAGCACCCCACTCTTCTCGGAGCAGAGGACGGCGTGGCTGCAGCCGCCCAAGGAGTCGCCCGCGCCTCGTCCCCCGGCACCGCCAGTGCCTGTCCGGCATGCCGCAGAGCCAGCTGCGGCGTTACCCCAGAGATTGCAACCGGAAGCGAGGGCTGCGGCGTTGCCCCAGAGATTGCAACCGGAAGCAAGGGCTGCGGTGTTACCCCAGAGATTGCAATCGGAAGCGAGGGCTTCCGAGATGCCACCGCCGCCCGCAACGGCGACGACCTCGTCTGTCTGCTCCGACAACGGTGAGCGGAGCCAGCTGAAGAGGAGCAGCCACCAGACTCTGGAGTGGTCGGTCAGTCAGGACGACGAGGTAAGCTAAGTGCTGGACACATGGTTATCACCACGAACGCAGTATTGTGCTTCTTGTTTCATCGAGATCTCAGACGCAATCTGCCTGCAGGATCTTGACGACGAGGCCGGCGGGCTGAGAAGGTCGGCGGCGAGGAGCACCAAGCGCGGCCGGACCGCCGAAGTGCACAACATGTCGGAGAGGGTACGTTCCCGAACGCGAGCACGCGCACAAAACCGAATAGATATACACCGTACACCTAAGCGGCATTCTTCAAGTTGCTAAATTTGTATgacattgctgttgcagaggagaagGGATCGGATCAACGAGAAGATGCGCGCCCTGCAAGAACTCATCCCCAACTGCAACAAGGTATATGACACACTAACCTTCGCAAGAAAGCTGAGAAATACTTGACAAGAGCATAGTTTAACATGCAACGTTTGTGGTGATGAATCAAGATTGACAAGGCGTCGATGCTGGAGGAGGCCATCGAGTACCTCAAGACCCTGCAGCTCCAGGTCCAGATGATGTCGACGATGGGGACGGCCGGGATGTGCATGCCGCCGATGCTGGCAATGCAGCACATGCAGATGCCCCCGATGGCGCacttccaccaccaccacctcggcGCCATGGGGTTCGGCATGGGCCCCTTCGACCCGCGCCTCGTCGCCGCCGCTGGCGCCGCGCAGTTCCCTTACCAGATGATCCCCGGCGCGCCCATGTTCGGCGGCCACGCGATGCCTGCCCCGCCACCGTTCCACCAGGCGGCGGGCGCTCACATGGCCGCCGGCCCCGTCACCAACGACGCCCCCGCAGCGCAGGCCGAGCAGGCACCGGGCGACCATCCGCAGGTCCCACGAACAATGTAGCCTAGCTCCAACGGCGGCGGAGGTCGATCTGACTTTGTAGCAAGCTAGCGGCGCACGCAGCAAGGCTCGGTGGTAACTCCGAGCATGCATGCATGGCTGCGGCAAAACGAAGCTGTAAAACTCCTTGTGAAACTGTAAAATGGCTCATggactgctccggcatcttccctGTGTCAGAGGATAGGACGGGGTACAGTGTCTGCTGGAGAGGATCAATGGATCAGGATCGCTTCTGCTTCCCGCTGCAGTACTCAATCCTGACATGGCCTACCCTTTTTAAAGCTTCTGCACCGCCGGTCATGATGCTCATGATGCCGCGGACGGACATGAGTCAATCTGATTCTGAAGGATAGCTAGCACTGTTCGTGCACATGCGTCATGGCGCTGGTGGCAGCTTGAGCTGGCACGAGCTCCGGCAGTCCATGCCTTATCATCAGCTGCTTGTGGCCAAGATGCTTCGATCGCATCGCCCGCCCGCGACGGTGCTGCCGAACCGGGGAGCACGGCAAGCGCGCGAAGGGTTTTTGCTCCATTGGCGCTGCTTCTATCGGCGTAGCGTACGCGAAGCCTCTAGAAGTTCCAAAGGGCACGTAGGTCGGCGCCGTGATCTGGAAACTCGTGACTCGTTAGGGCATGAACACTGGTGGCGAAAAAAGACAGGTGCCCCATCAAACTTGGAAGGATTGAGGTTATTGTTCAGTCCAATGGTGGCTATGATGGTGCTGCCTCACAGCCGTCATTCACTGTCCTCATATGTTCATCTTTTTCATTCTTTCTCcctttctttttctctccttccttactttttcttatttttttattgaaaaaccAGCCTCTCTACAAGCTTCACCTGGCGCATGCAAGCAGCGGTCCTCCTGCCAGAATGGCATCCGAGCCTAGTTGGCCTATGAAGCATCACCTTTGGGGCTACCCATTGGGCATGCTCTTAGGTGGAATGGAAATCAAAAACTCTCTCAATAGCcccgtttggatactctaactcggttagaggttagagttagattttaagagggtgtttggatactcTTTAGTCATGTGACTAGTAGTAGTCAGACTAGAAGTTTGTAGTCAGGCCATGTTTGGaaggtgactactactagtcagCATTAAATGTCTCAGTATTAAATTATTCTATCTTCCTTTCATTTATCTCCCTTCCATTGACGTGCTCGCATGGGAGGATGAGCCTGCAACAGGATGGACCCGCCAATTAATTAGAGAAGAGACTTTAGTCAGTAAAAGTTGGGGTTGGGGTGACTAGGGACTAAACTAGTTTTAGTCACCCATTAGTCAGGGGTGTTTGGAGGTTTACTGACTAaaggtgactactactagtctctagtctctagtctctagtgatccaaacaccctctGACTCTAGACTAACcatgaactaactctaaccaaaaaggtgtttggatgaaagGGTTAGATTGCTAATAAATGCACTTTTTTAATCATTTGGCTTCTTTATCTAGGATTTtgtgtggtggagggagagagaaaagtaactttttctgggccccacctaactctaacccaaaaaagcaccttttgggtgggttagatttTTTGAATGGATTAGATGCATCTAACTAACTCTAACCCATCCTGTTTGGATTTTCgagagttagatgagttcaatctaaccaactctaactctaaccctaggatccaaacagggccaataTAACAGTACATGTTTGTCTCGTCCATTTCGTATGCGTTTCATATGATGTTCCCTTTATGTTCATTTGCTTTTTTTCCGAAGAAATACTCGCATTGCTCaat encodes:
- the LOC123424219 gene encoding transcription factor APG-like isoform X2, giving the protein MSEPGNELEELLWDNGPALRRAASPFPPFSCSAAGTAKPQELAKHPAMAQGHDDDAVPWLQHYPIIGVDDDGGGADTTPIPQEYFSTLFPVFSDLTAAVASRDAGAPSTSHAAVAVEPLPEPPAPPKQQQQQPPPRSTGEGVMNFSFFSRPLQRSLPQASLRTSAAGSKSVESTLLQTNSNRLRSTPLFSEQRTAWLQPPKESPAPRPPAPPVPVRHAAEPAAALPQRLQPEARAAALPQRLQPEARAAVLPQRLQSEARASEMPPPPATATTSSVCSDNGERSQLKRSSHQTLEWSVSQDDEDLDDEAGGLRRSAARSTKRGRTAEVHNMSERRRRDRINEKMRALQELIPNCNKIDKASMLEEAIEYLKTLQLQVQMMSTMGTAGMCMPPMLAMQHMQMPPMAHFHHHHLGAMGFGMGPFDPRLVAAAGAAQFPYQMIPGAPMFGGHAMPAPPPFHQAAGAHMAAGPVTNDAPAAQAEQAPGDHPQVPRTM
- the LOC123424219 gene encoding transcription factor APG-like isoform X1 codes for the protein MLLRRSEPGNELEELLWDNGPALRRAASPFPPFSCSAAGTAKPQELAKHPAMAQGHDDDAVPWLQHYPIIGVDDDGGGADTTPIPQEYFSTLFPVFSDLTAAVASRDAGAPSTSHAAVAVEPLPEPPAPPKQQQQQPPPRSTGEGVMNFSFFSRPLQRSLPQASLRTSAAGSKSVESTLLQTNSNRLRSTPLFSEQRTAWLQPPKESPAPRPPAPPVPVRHAAEPAAALPQRLQPEARAAALPQRLQPEARAAVLPQRLQSEARASEMPPPPATATTSSVCSDNGERSQLKRSSHQTLEWSVSQDDEDLDDEAGGLRRSAARSTKRGRTAEVHNMSERRRRDRINEKMRALQELIPNCNKIDKASMLEEAIEYLKTLQLQVQMMSTMGTAGMCMPPMLAMQHMQMPPMAHFHHHHLGAMGFGMGPFDPRLVAAAGAAQFPYQMIPGAPMFGGHAMPAPPPFHQAAGAHMAAGPVTNDAPAAQAEQAPGDHPQVPRTM